The following proteins are co-located in the Dyadobacter chenwenxiniae genome:
- a CDS encoding tetratricopeptide repeat protein has protein sequence MLQKIRLLFTSSMLLMMTLLTQGVASAQDFNECQRIVKDLLPVFNRSFEENNPALLREETYQRGVRNLQAAYAQYHKQAFQPSDSVQRMNNEAVILALLGNYQKAFHIMEELDLNTQDPHLHYNRGLFSLLSGKYDEARSDFADAPGGTQATLNTLVSYAKQKKYGEAMGYANGNNAKNTDGKWNYNLGMIYKYNGRFSEAVDEMATAIRQKDEMAYRLQRGDILMRTGNEKKAVKDFEKVSRNHLKAQIRYANALLSLNQFGAAKAVFEKYLETDDRTFRGDAYLGMAHSFYGLKQISEAQRYYKLASTLKRETPALQSGIGNTHLSKHEYQTAFTLFDRVIKKDSTYLPAYLGRAVSYYGQKKYDLALKDFKKAEKALNEDNKFFADLFVTKAFSEYYLKQTNPAQDDFQKAIKLDPTRYEALAGMSGIMIDQKRYSEAGQFLSKALVYEQGYDLMWSNYGSLLMHFDMYKKGYQVFKKAVSLNPANVNAQNGWGIVLLENDQLDKSMALFDSLVREKPELPYLHNNHGIIQAYIGNRHSQRHQVDEANARYDGAFNDFKTAMDNAPSRKFYNVNQGNVYRYLEKFDEAKLSYQTYQDKSALNNTAVMYAGKEQMKEAKYYLGVALQIDSLHRVFQYNMNILVKGKQKEMMRLVASSDENSPFSDIGIKYSRDGFVTIYLYDYEYDVLSFPGRHYMPLPVAEYQEDYFIPEYDFKLVAYEKKKVDSEKKKRVRYRSQKVKLPGSRAKSGTKCPILF, from the coding sequence ATGCTACAAAAGATTCGCCTGCTTTTTACTTCAAGTATGTTGCTGATGATGACGCTATTAACTCAGGGCGTTGCATCTGCACAAGATTTCAATGAGTGCCAGCGGATAGTGAAAGACCTGCTCCCTGTTTTTAACCGGTCTTTCGAAGAAAATAACCCTGCATTGCTCAGAGAGGAGACTTATCAGCGGGGCGTCCGCAACCTGCAGGCAGCCTACGCGCAGTATCACAAGCAAGCTTTTCAGCCATCTGATTCCGTTCAGCGCATGAACAATGAAGCGGTGATCCTGGCACTGTTGGGAAACTATCAAAAAGCGTTTCATATCATGGAGGAGCTGGACCTGAACACGCAGGATCCGCATTTGCATTACAACAGAGGTCTTTTCAGTTTATTATCAGGCAAATATGACGAAGCGAGGAGCGATTTTGCGGATGCGCCAGGCGGCACTCAGGCAACATTGAATACCCTGGTTTCTTATGCAAAGCAAAAAAAGTATGGCGAGGCAATGGGCTATGCCAATGGTAATAATGCAAAAAATACCGACGGAAAGTGGAATTACAATCTGGGGATGATCTACAAGTACAATGGCCGGTTCTCCGAAGCTGTTGACGAAATGGCCACCGCAATCCGCCAGAAAGATGAAATGGCTTACCGCTTGCAAAGAGGTGACATTTTAATGCGGACAGGCAATGAGAAGAAAGCCGTAAAGGATTTCGAAAAAGTGTCGCGAAATCATTTGAAGGCGCAGATCCGCTATGCCAACGCGTTGTTATCACTCAATCAGTTTGGTGCGGCAAAAGCAGTTTTTGAAAAATATCTTGAAACGGACGACCGCACATTCCGGGGTGATGCCTATCTGGGCATGGCGCATTCATTTTATGGCTTGAAGCAGATCAGTGAGGCTCAGCGATATTACAAGTTGGCCTCCACATTAAAGCGCGAAACACCCGCCCTCCAATCCGGAATTGGGAATACACACCTTTCGAAACACGAATATCAGACAGCTTTCACACTTTTTGACCGGGTTATTAAGAAAGACTCCACGTATTTGCCCGCTTACCTGGGCCGTGCAGTATCCTATTACGGACAAAAAAAGTATGACCTGGCGCTGAAAGATTTTAAGAAAGCAGAAAAGGCTTTAAACGAAGACAATAAGTTTTTCGCAGATCTGTTTGTCACCAAAGCGTTCTCCGAATATTATCTTAAACAAACGAACCCCGCACAGGATGATTTTCAAAAGGCCATTAAGCTGGACCCTACGCGTTATGAAGCGCTGGCAGGCATGAGCGGCATTATGATCGATCAGAAACGCTATTCCGAAGCAGGGCAATTCCTGTCGAAGGCGCTCGTGTATGAGCAAGGTTACGACCTGATGTGGAGCAATTACGGCAGTCTATTGATGCATTTTGATATGTATAAAAAAGGCTATCAGGTTTTCAAAAAAGCAGTTTCATTAAACCCGGCCAATGTCAATGCGCAGAACGGCTGGGGCATCGTACTTCTCGAAAACGACCAGCTTGATAAGTCTATGGCGTTGTTTGACAGCCTTGTGAGGGAAAAACCGGAACTGCCGTACTTACATAATAATCACGGGATCATTCAGGCGTATATTGGAAACAGGCATTCGCAGCGGCATCAGGTCGATGAGGCTAATGCAAGATATGATGGCGCATTTAATGACTTTAAAACCGCTATGGACAACGCTCCATCCAGAAAGTTCTATAACGTGAACCAAGGCAATGTTTACCGGTATCTGGAAAAATTTGATGAGGCTAAGTTGAGTTACCAGACTTATCAGGATAAAAGCGCGCTGAACAATACTGCGGTGATGTACGCAGGGAAAGAGCAAATGAAAGAAGCAAAGTATTATCTGGGCGTAGCATTGCAAATTGACTCGCTTCACCGGGTTTTTCAGTATAACATGAACATCCTGGTGAAAGGAAAACAAAAGGAAATGATGCGGCTTGTCGCTTCCTCGGACGAAAACAGCCCATTCTCGGATATTGGCATCAAGTATAGCCGCGATGGCTTTGTGACCATTTATCTCTACGATTATGAATACGACGTACTCTCCTTCCCGGGCAGACATTATATGCCGCTCCCTGTCGCGGAATATCAGGAAGACTATTTCATACCGGAGTATGACTTTAAGTTAGTTGCTTACGAAAAGAAGAAGGTCGATTCGGAAAAGAAAAAGCGTGTTCGGTATAGGAGCCAAAAAGTGAAATTACCAGGCTCACGCGCCAAATCAGGGACAAAGTGCCCGATCTTATTTTAA
- a CDS encoding response regulator, translated as MKIVIIEDEKDLGVLMRNFLVKQLNIKSPDASVKVASSLSEGLQWINDLNPDWIFIDNNLPDGKGINEIQRIKSADKLQGAKIVMMSAMTNLKEEAFKNGADYFLDKPISFVEVRNIFSTNGHMNEGEA; from the coding sequence ATGAAGATTGTAATTATTGAAGATGAAAAGGATTTGGGGGTGTTAATGCGCAATTTTCTAGTAAAGCAATTAAATATTAAGTCACCGGACGCTTCGGTTAAAGTAGCCTCTTCACTGTCCGAGGGCCTTCAGTGGATCAACGATCTGAATCCGGATTGGATATTCATTGATAATAACTTACCGGACGGAAAAGGAATCAACGAGATCCAGCGGATCAAAAGCGCTGACAAGCTGCAGGGTGCGAAGATCGTTATGATGAGCGCCATGACAAACTTAAAAGAAGAGGCTTTCAAGAATGGTGCAGACTATTTTCTGGATAAACCCATTAGCTTCGTTGAAGTGCGAAATATATTCAGTACCAACGGGCACATGAATGAAGGTGAAGCTTAA
- a CDS encoding YtxH domain-containing protein, with protein sequence MNFSQLMEKIMNGNKAFWGIVTAAAVGAIIGLLFAPEDGDKTRKKIKKKTNSLATELIEALEKSKEKVSSVTGQAKEAGEEYKDAAWDKAEEYSDAAKNEINKY encoded by the coding sequence ATGAATTTTTCACAATTAATGGAAAAAATTATGAATGGAAATAAAGCATTTTGGGGAATCGTAACGGCAGCGGCGGTTGGCGCCATCATTGGGTTACTTTTTGCTCCCGAAGACGGTGACAAGACCAGGAAAAAAATCAAAAAGAAGACAAATAGCCTTGCAACCGAACTGATTGAAGCACTTGAAAAAAGCAAAGAAAAGGTGTCCAGTGTAACTGGGCAGGCTAAAGAAGCAGGCGAAGAGTATAAAGATGCAGCTTGGGACAAAGCGGAGGAATATTCCGATGCTGCTAAAAATGAGATTAACAAATATTAA
- the rpoN gene encoding RNA polymerase factor sigma-54, with protein MQRQTQTQRQTLKYSPLQIQMLNLLHLTTMELEQRIKEELEENPILEEGKEENASEDTADEFQDPADTGTGEDNTMQDYYDWDEFRDDDIPDYKTYANNQSPDNELYTRPMVETMSFRDDLKQQVHFLKLDERQQLIADFILDSLDEDGFLRRESDVIADDISFANSMFIDTDEVNLMLKMIQQLDPAGIAASDLRECLQIQLSRIENQDETWKWASKIVSDAFDELGARNYDKIMRITGLDEESLKKAIALITTLNPKPASGLRNDSIVNESIKPDFSLRYTEDGEIEVQLTWGNSPALRLNKLFTQMAEQKNDKATNQFLKNKMNSAKWFIDAIKQRENTMLSTLRAIVKLQYDYFQTGDIKKLRPMILKDVAEIINMDISTVSRVTTNKYVQTPFGIVLLKDLFTEGVTNEDGTEVSNREIQEAIREIVSDEDKRHPYNDQQITDMLSEKGYSVARRTVAKYREQLNIPTARLRVTI; from the coding sequence ATGCAAAGACAAACGCAGACGCAAAGACAGACCCTGAAATATTCTCCGTTGCAAATTCAGATGCTGAATTTACTGCATTTGACAACAATGGAACTGGAACAAAGAATTAAGGAAGAGCTCGAAGAAAATCCTATATTGGAGGAAGGGAAGGAAGAAAATGCCTCGGAAGATACTGCTGACGAATTCCAGGACCCCGCTGATACCGGAACTGGTGAAGATAATACCATGCAGGATTATTATGACTGGGACGAGTTCAGGGATGATGACATTCCGGATTATAAGACCTACGCCAACAACCAATCTCCGGATAATGAGCTTTATACCCGTCCTATGGTGGAAACCATGTCGTTTCGGGATGATCTGAAACAGCAGGTGCATTTCCTCAAATTGGATGAAAGACAGCAGCTTATAGCTGATTTTATTCTGGACTCATTGGATGAGGACGGTTTCCTGAGACGTGAAAGTGATGTAATCGCCGATGATATCTCCTTTGCTAACAGCATGTTTATTGACACAGATGAAGTCAATTTAATGTTGAAAATGATCCAGCAGCTGGATCCTGCCGGAATTGCCGCGAGTGACCTGAGAGAATGCCTGCAAATCCAACTAAGCCGCATTGAAAACCAGGATGAAACCTGGAAATGGGCTAGCAAAATCGTTTCGGATGCCTTCGATGAGCTTGGAGCAAGAAATTACGATAAGATCATGCGGATTACCGGTTTAGACGAGGAATCGCTTAAAAAGGCGATCGCACTGATCACTACATTAAATCCGAAACCAGCGTCTGGCCTTCGCAATGATTCCATTGTGAACGAAAGCATCAAGCCGGATTTTTCGTTGCGGTATACAGAGGACGGTGAGATAGAAGTGCAACTTACCTGGGGCAATAGCCCGGCATTGCGGTTGAACAAATTGTTTACCCAAATGGCCGAACAAAAAAATGATAAGGCTACCAACCAGTTTCTCAAAAACAAAATGAACTCGGCAAAGTGGTTCATAGATGCGATCAAGCAGCGTGAAAACACAATGCTGAGCACGTTGAGGGCCATTGTTAAGCTGCAATATGATTACTTTCAAACGGGCGATATCAAGAAATTGCGCCCGATGATCCTGAAAGATGTAGCTGAGATCATTAATATGGACATTTCCACGGTGTCGCGGGTGACAACGAACAAATATGTGCAGACGCCCTTTGGAATTGTGTTGCTCAAAGACCTGTTTACTGAGGGAGTTACAAACGAGGACGGTACCGAAGTCTCCAATCGTGAAATTCAGGAAGCTATTCGGGAAATCGTGAGCGATGAAGACAAGAGACATCCATACAACGACCAGCAAATTACAGATATGCTTTCCGAAAAAGGCTATTCTGTGGCTAGAAGGACCGTTGCAAAATACAGGGAACAATTGAATATCCCTACTGCAAGATTACGAGTTACCATTTAA
- a CDS encoding sigma-54-dependent transcriptional regulator — MKKIVVVDDEADICFLLKRFLSKNDFIVETAQNGKDGLALIDSISPDLVMTDFRLGDITGTELLTAIKSKRPNVPVLIITGYSDIKVAVNVMKLGAYDYITKPLFPDEILVTVKKAIADAESRENEEFEYTAVSSGTSGGTTETTKPARKISSRTKAGYVMGQSEVSDNLFRQVDLVAPTNFSVIIYGESGSGKEAIAAEIHNRSKRRDMPFVAMDCGAISKELAGSELFGHEKGSFTGALNTKIGHFEMANGGTLFLDEVSNLSYEIQVALLRVVQERKMRRIGGSKEIDLDVRIIVASNERLLESARNGKFREDLYYRFNEFTIEVPALRNRKDDLMLFANTFLETTNTELSKNVGGFSEEVKSDFLNYSWPGNLRELKNVIKRATLLSDGELIEEKSLPFEIVNYRKLKDLDEEPATTVSAPTASLAESLDGDDSKPSLKTVANEAEYDMIMQVLRDVNFNKSKAARLLNIDRKTLYNKMKQFDI; from the coding sequence ATGAAAAAAATTGTTGTAGTTGATGACGAGGCAGATATCTGCTTCCTGTTGAAGAGATTTTTATCAAAGAATGATTTTATAGTAGAGACTGCGCAAAACGGTAAAGACGGCCTTGCACTGATCGATTCCATTTCACCTGACCTGGTCATGACCGACTTCCGGTTGGGTGACATTACGGGTACGGAACTGCTTACAGCAATTAAATCCAAGCGCCCGAATGTACCTGTACTCATCATAACCGGCTATTCCGACATTAAAGTGGCGGTGAATGTTATGAAACTCGGAGCGTATGACTATATCACCAAACCATTGTTTCCGGACGAAATATTGGTAACTGTGAAAAAAGCCATCGCGGACGCAGAATCGAGAGAGAACGAAGAGTTTGAATATACTGCGGTCTCTTCCGGAACGAGCGGAGGAACCACTGAAACAACAAAACCAGCCAGGAAAATCAGTTCCCGGACAAAGGCAGGTTATGTGATGGGGCAGAGTGAAGTTTCAGACAATCTTTTTCGTCAGGTTGATCTGGTTGCACCCACGAATTTCAGCGTGATTATATATGGAGAAAGCGGTTCTGGCAAGGAAGCCATTGCTGCGGAAATTCATAACAGATCAAAAAGGCGTGATATGCCCTTTGTGGCGATGGATTGCGGTGCCATATCTAAGGAATTGGCCGGCAGTGAGCTTTTTGGTCATGAAAAAGGATCTTTTACAGGTGCTTTAAATACCAAAATAGGGCATTTTGAAATGGCAAACGGAGGCACTCTTTTCCTGGACGAAGTTTCAAACTTGTCATACGAAATACAGGTTGCACTGTTGCGCGTTGTGCAGGAGCGTAAAATGCGCCGCATTGGCGGTTCAAAGGAAATTGACCTGGATGTAAGGATTATCGTGGCCAGTAATGAAAGATTGCTGGAATCGGCCAGAAACGGTAAATTCAGAGAAGACCTTTATTATCGGTTCAACGAATTTACGATAGAGGTTCCCGCTTTAAGAAACAGAAAAGACGATCTGATGCTGTTTGCAAACACATTTCTGGAAACGACAAATACGGAGCTTAGCAAAAATGTAGGCGGGTTTTCAGAGGAAGTGAAAAGCGATTTTCTGAACTATTCATGGCCGGGAAATTTGAGGGAGCTGAAGAACGTTATCAAACGCGCCACACTGCTTTCTGACGGTGAGCTGATCGAGGAAAAGTCGCTGCCTTTTGAAATTGTAAATTACAGAAAGCTGAAAGATCTGGACGAAGAGCCTGCAACCACTGTATCAGCTCCCACAGCCAGCCTGGCAGAATCATTGGATGGAGATGACTCCAAACCAAGCCTCAAAACGGTTGCCAATGAAGCAGAGTATGATATGATCATGCAAGTGCTGAGAGATGTAAATTTCAATAAAAGTAAAGCAGCGCGTTTATTGAATATTGACCGGAAAACACTCTACAATAAGATGAAGCAGTTTGACATTTAA
- a CDS encoding hybrid sensor histidine kinase/response regulator: MNNKLIKVLLVDDDEDDYFLTREYFQELVNWKFDITWCSTFKDAQQHIKDHKYELYLFDYLLGERTGIDLIELACQFECEEPIILLTGKGDTKIAVEALRLGAADYLIKSELDSEKLERSIRYALERTSVLKALKHSERRYRRIFEESNDFLFISDLAGNIIDLNTSASALTGYSADDLRLKNILELLEDAQSDTFWNNIKDHPIHDREVRLLTKDGEKKYCLFSATLEVDDDHPYIQGRLHDMTARKQSERERLFSEKMAVTGRLVRMLAHEVRNPLTNVNLSAEQLEMELVDEDQKFYTQIIKRNCNRINDLISQLLQPSSSADIELVTSSVHAVLTQAIGAALDRVQLKRIQIVNQLAEEELALPLDPVSLQMAFLNLITNAIEAMEEDKGILRISTRSQGDSIQVIFTDNGCGISEEHMEKIFEPYFTGKNNGMGIGLSTTMSIIHAHHGRIDVQSELGEGTTFTITFQNQK; encoded by the coding sequence ATGAATAATAAATTAATAAAGGTTCTCCTTGTTGACGATGACGAGGATGACTACTTCCTCACACGCGAGTATTTTCAGGAGCTGGTTAACTGGAAATTTGATATTACCTGGTGTTCTACATTCAAGGACGCGCAGCAACACATTAAAGACCACAAATACGAACTCTATCTGTTTGACTATCTGCTGGGTGAGCGTACAGGGATAGACCTGATTGAATTAGCTTGCCAGTTTGAATGCGAAGAACCGATCATTCTTTTGACGGGAAAAGGGGATACTAAAATTGCGGTTGAAGCATTGCGCCTGGGTGCAGCTGACTACCTGATTAAGAGTGAACTCGACTCAGAAAAGCTGGAAAGAAGCATTCGGTATGCCCTGGAAAGAACCTCCGTTCTAAAAGCATTAAAACACAGCGAACGACGTTACAGAAGGATTTTTGAAGAATCCAATGACTTCCTCTTCATTAGTGATCTTGCAGGGAACATTATTGATTTGAATACATCGGCCAGCGCGCTGACAGGCTATTCAGCGGATGATCTGCGACTAAAAAATATTCTCGAATTGCTGGAAGACGCTCAGTCGGATACTTTTTGGAATAATATAAAAGATCACCCGATTCACGACCGTGAGGTTAGGTTGTTAACCAAGGATGGCGAGAAAAAATACTGCCTGTTTTCGGCAACATTGGAAGTGGACGATGATCATCCGTATATACAAGGCAGGCTTCACGATATGACTGCCCGCAAGCAATCGGAACGGGAAAGGTTATTTTCAGAAAAAATGGCCGTTACAGGACGGTTGGTGCGCATGCTGGCCCACGAGGTGCGAAATCCGCTTACCAACGTAAACTTATCCGCGGAGCAGCTTGAAATGGAGCTGGTTGATGAAGATCAGAAATTTTACACACAGATCATCAAACGCAATTGCAACCGCATTAATGACCTCATTTCTCAGCTTCTGCAACCTTCCAGCTCGGCTGATATCGAACTCGTCACAAGCTCTGTGCACGCTGTCCTGACCCAAGCAATCGGAGCAGCATTAGACCGTGTTCAGTTGAAGCGAATCCAGATTGTAAACCAGCTTGCGGAAGAGGAATTGGCGCTGCCGCTCGACCCGGTGTCCTTACAAATGGCTTTTTTGAACCTCATTACCAATGCAATTGAAGCGATGGAGGAGGATAAAGGCATTTTAAGAATCAGTACCCGAAGCCAGGGCGACAGCATTCAGGTGATTTTCACGGACAATGGCTGCGGCATTAGCGAAGAACACATGGAAAAAATCTTCGAGCCATACTTTACCGGAAAAAACAATGGCATGGGCATCGGCTTATCCACAACCATGAGCATCATCCATGCCCACCACGGCCGCATCGACGTGCAGTCAGAACTTGGGGAAGGAACGACATTTACAATTACGTTTCAAAACCAGAAATAG
- a CDS encoding efflux RND transporter permease subunit, with the protein MNSFIRGIVGFSLKNRFFIFFMTGLLIIAGIVSYRDTPLEAFPDVTNTQIIIVTQWNGRSAEEIERFVTVPIEVAMNSVQQKSNVRSTTMFGLSIIKIIFDDNVEDFFARQQVNNQLRNISLPEGVEPDVQPPYGPTGEIFRFTLKSKDRDSRELLTLHNWIIDRQLRSIPGVADVVAFGGREKIYEVQVNPTKLVKYNITPLEVYQAVTKSNVNVGGDVIEKNGQAYVVRGIGLLNSIPDIQNIIVEFVKDNPVLVKDVADVKESDMPRVGQVGLDGNDDVVEGIVVQRKGENPSEVLARIKDKVEELNTKILPPDVKMVTFYDRDNLIEFCAHTVKHNLIEGIVLVTVIVFLFMADWRTTVIVSIIIPLALLFAFLCLKLKGMSANLLSMGAIDFGIIIDGAVVMVEGIFVALDHLAHRNGMDRYNKLSKLGLIKRTGGELGKAIFFSKLIIITALIPIFSFQKVEGKMFTPLAYTLGFALLGALLYTLTLVPVLCSLLLNKNVREKSNPVVRFFDRTVTNGFEWCYKRKKLSVVLATVFLGLSLFSAKFLGTEFLPTLNEGALWVEAKMPMSSSLNETIKMVTTLRAKLNEFPEVNGVLSQTGRSNDGTDPSGFYYVQMQVNLKPKDEWKRKITQDQLIEEMDKKLKQFQGINYNYSQPIIDNVAEAVAGMNASNAVKIYGDDLETLNAKADQVLEAIKNVPGIKDVGILRNIGQPEISVILHDHKMAQYGVSTADAQAVIEMAIGGKTASILYEGERKFDIRLRYEQQYRRTVDDIQQLMVPTLTGGKIPLKEISSIRTVTGPAFVYRDNNKRFIGVKFSVRERDLGSTIADAQNRVKPLLKTLPKGYSVNWSGEFENQVRATARLGQVVPISLIGIFILLFIMFNNAKDAGLVLINVPFALIGGILALHVTHMNFGISAGVGFIALFGLCVQNGVILISVFNKNLSARMSLDDAIREGVKSRIRPVIMTALMAAIGLMPAATSTGIGSETQKPLAIVVIGGLITATVLTLLIFPIIYGFFNRKSRAVRVA; encoded by the coding sequence ATGAACAGTTTCATCAGGGGAATTGTGGGCTTTTCTTTGAAAAACCGCTTTTTCATATTCTTTATGACCGGCCTGCTGATTATCGCGGGGATTGTCAGCTATCGGGACACGCCGCTGGAAGCATTTCCGGATGTCACTAATACACAGATCATTATTGTTACCCAATGGAACGGGCGGAGCGCGGAGGAGATTGAGCGTTTCGTAACGGTTCCCATTGAAGTGGCGATGAATTCAGTGCAGCAGAAGTCCAATGTGCGCAGCACCACGATGTTTGGTCTCAGCATTATTAAGATCATTTTTGATGATAATGTTGAAGATTTTTTCGCCCGGCAACAGGTTAATAATCAGCTTCGTAACATTTCCCTGCCCGAAGGAGTCGAGCCCGACGTGCAGCCTCCCTATGGCCCGACCGGCGAGATTTTCCGCTTTACATTAAAAAGTAAAGACCGTGACAGCCGTGAGTTGTTAACATTACACAATTGGATCATTGACAGACAGTTGCGAAGCATTCCGGGGGTCGCCGACGTGGTTGCATTTGGTGGACGCGAGAAAATTTACGAAGTGCAGGTTAACCCTACCAAACTCGTAAAATACAACATTACGCCCCTGGAAGTTTATCAGGCAGTAACCAAAAGCAATGTCAATGTAGGCGGTGATGTGATTGAGAAAAATGGCCAGGCTTATGTGGTTCGCGGGATCGGATTACTGAACTCAATTCCTGATATTCAGAACATTATCGTGGAGTTTGTGAAGGATAATCCGGTTTTGGTAAAAGATGTGGCCGATGTAAAAGAGTCGGATATGCCGCGCGTCGGACAAGTCGGGCTCGATGGAAATGATGATGTGGTTGAGGGCATTGTTGTTCAGCGAAAAGGCGAAAACCCAAGTGAAGTGCTGGCGCGTATAAAGGATAAGGTGGAGGAATTAAATACAAAAATCCTTCCCCCTGACGTGAAAATGGTCACATTCTACGACCGCGATAACCTCATCGAATTTTGTGCGCATACGGTAAAGCACAACCTCATTGAGGGCATCGTGCTGGTAACCGTGATCGTCTTTCTTTTTATGGCCGACTGGCGCACAACGGTCATTGTCTCTATTATTATTCCGCTTGCGCTCCTCTTTGCCTTCCTGTGCTTGAAATTAAAGGGAATGTCGGCAAACCTGCTTTCAATGGGGGCGATTGACTTCGGGATTATTATTGACGGGGCCGTGGTGATGGTGGAGGGGATTTTTGTGGCGCTGGATCATCTGGCGCATCGCAATGGTATGGACCGTTACAATAAGTTGTCTAAATTAGGTCTGATCAAAAGAACAGGCGGAGAGCTCGGAAAAGCCATTTTCTTTTCAAAACTGATCATTATCACCGCACTGATCCCGATTTTCAGTTTTCAAAAAGTGGAAGGCAAAATGTTTACCCCGCTTGCCTATACGCTAGGTTTCGCATTACTCGGCGCATTGCTTTACACATTGACGCTCGTGCCAGTGCTTTGCTCCTTATTGTTGAATAAAAATGTCCGGGAAAAGAGTAATCCAGTCGTTCGTTTCTTTGACAGGACGGTTACCAATGGTTTTGAATGGTGTTATAAACGTAAAAAATTAAGCGTAGTATTAGCCACCGTTTTCCTTGGGCTCAGCTTGTTTTCGGCCAAGTTTCTGGGAACCGAGTTTCTGCCGACGTTGAATGAAGGAGCACTTTGGGTGGAAGCAAAAATGCCTATGAGCAGTTCGTTGAATGAAACGATCAAAATGGTAACGACACTTCGTGCCAAATTAAACGAGTTTCCGGAAGTTAATGGTGTTTTATCGCAAACCGGCCGCTCCAATGACGGAACCGATCCATCCGGATTTTACTATGTCCAAATGCAGGTTAATCTCAAACCAAAAGACGAATGGAAGCGGAAAATCACGCAGGATCAGCTTATTGAGGAAATGGACAAAAAGCTGAAACAATTCCAGGGCATTAATTACAATTATTCCCAACCCATTATCGACAATGTTGCCGAAGCAGTGGCTGGAATGAATGCCAGTAATGCGGTGAAAATTTATGGAGACGACCTGGAAACGCTGAATGCAAAAGCGGACCAGGTGCTGGAAGCAATTAAAAATGTGCCGGGAATCAAGGACGTGGGCATTTTGCGGAACATTGGACAGCCGGAGATCAGCGTAATTCTGCACGATCACAAAATGGCTCAATACGGAGTTAGCACAGCTGATGCACAAGCCGTTATAGAAATGGCCATTGGTGGCAAAACGGCTTCCATTCTGTACGAAGGCGAACGTAAATTTGACATCCGACTTCGCTACGAACAGCAATATCGCCGCACGGTCGATGACATTCAGCAGCTGATGGTGCCAACATTAACCGGTGGCAAAATCCCTTTGAAGGAAATATCATCGATTCGCACCGTAACCGGGCCGGCATTTGTTTATCGTGATAATAACAAACGCTTCATAGGCGTGAAATTTTCCGTGCGCGAACGTGACTTGGGAAGCACCATTGCGGATGCGCAGAACCGCGTCAAACCATTGTTAAAAACATTGCCAAAAGGGTATTCTGTCAACTGGTCGGGCGAATTTGAAAATCAGGTGCGGGCAACGGCGCGGCTGGGACAAGTGGTTCCAATCAGTCTGATCGGCATTTTCATTCTCCTGTTTATCATGTTTAATAATGCCAAAGACGCTGGTCTGGTTCTTATTAATGTGCCTTTCGCACTGATTGGCGGGATTCTGGCTTTGCATGTCACACACATGAATTTCGGGATTTCCGCTGGCGTTGGTTTCATCGCATTATTTGGGTTATGCGTTCAGAATGGCGTGATCCTGATCTCCGTCTTCAACAAAAACCTATCGGCGAGAATGTCGCTGGATGATGCAATCCGCGAGGGTGTAAAGTCAAGGATCCGGCCAGTGATCATGACTGCGCTAATGGCCGCTATTGGTCTCATGCCCGCCGCAACGTCCACAGGGATCGGTTCAGAAACGCAGAAACCGCTCGCTATCGTAGTGATTGGCGGCTTGATCACGGCAACCGTTTTGACTTTGCTGATCTTCCCGATTATTTATGGCTTTTTCAACAGAAAAAGCAGGGCGGTGAGGGTAGCTTAG